Proteins encoded by one window of Anopheles maculipalpis chromosome 2RL, idAnoMacuDA_375_x, whole genome shotgun sequence:
- the LOC126558057 gene encoding flotillin-2 isoform X2, protein MGNIHTVGPNEALIVSGGCCGSTKKRTIVGGWAWAWWLVTDVQRLSLEVMTLNPMCEMVETAQGVPLTVTGVAQCKIMKADELLGTASEQFLGKSVKEIKMTILQTLEGHLRAILGTLTVEEVYKDRDQFAALVREVAAPDVGRMGIEILSFTIKDVYDDVQYLQSLGKAQTASVKRDADAGVAEANRDAGIREAECEKSAMDVKYSTDTKIEDNARMYKLQKANFDQEINTAKAESQLAYELQAAKIRQRIRNEEIQIDIVERRKQIEIETQEINRKECELSATVKLPAEAESYRVQTIAEGKRTQTVETARAEAERIKKIGSAEAYAIEQVGKAEAERMRMKANVYKMYGDAAIMNIVLESLPKIAAEVAAPLAKTEEIVLIGGNDQTTGDVTRLVGQLPPAINALTGVDLSKVLGKIPGAKA, encoded by the exons GTGGCTGTTGTGGCTCAACAAAGAAGCGCACGATTGTAGGCGGCTGGGCATGGGCCTGGTGGCTAGTGACCGATGTTCAGCGGCTCTCGCTCGAAGTGATGACCCTGAATCCGATGTGCGAAATGGTCGAAACGGCTCAGGGTGTCCCGTTGACCGTGACCGGTGTAGCACAGTGCAAAATCATGAAG GCCGACGAGCTGCTGGGTACGGCGAGCGAACAATTTTTGGGCAAATCGGTGAAGGAGATCAAGATGACAATCCTGCAAACGCTCGAAGGTCACTTGCGAGCCATTCTCG GAACGCTTACAGTCGAGGAGGTATACAAAGACCGCGATCAGTTCGCGGCATTAGTGCGCGAGGTCGCGGCCCCTGACGTCGGCAGGATGGGCATTGAGATACTGTCCTTTACGATCAAGGACGTGTACGACGATGTCCAGTACCTGCAGTCGCTCGGTAAGGCACAGACGGCGAGCGTAAAGCGCGATGCTGATGCGGGCGTTGCCGAGGCCAACCGTGATGCTGGCATTCGGGAAGCCGAGTGTGAAAAGAGCGCTATGGATGTAAAATACTCAACCGACACGAAGATCGAGGACAACGCACGCATGTACAAGCTGCAGAAGGCAAACTTTGATCAGGAAATCAACACTGCG AAAGCAGAATCGCAACTTGCATACGAACTGCAGGCAGCCAAGATCCGCCAGCGCATACGTAACGAAGAAATTCAGATCGATATTGTCGAGCGTCGCAAGCAGATCGAGATCGAAACTCAGGAAATCAATCGAAAGGAGTGCGAGCTGTCCGCCACCGTAAAGCTGCCGGCCGAGGCGGAAAGTTACCGCGTACAGACGATCGCCGAGGGTAAGCGCACGCAAACGGTTGAAACGGCACGTGCGGAAGCTGAGCGCATCAAGAAGATTGGATCGGCGGAAGCGTACGCTATCGAACAGGTCGGAAAAGCGGAAGCGGAGCGGATGCGCATGAAGGCGAACGTGTACAAGATGTACGGCGATGCGGCCATCATGAATATCGTGCTCGAATCACTGCCTAAG ATTGCGGCGGAAGTTGCGGCTCCGTTGGCAAAGACCGAGGAGATTGTACTGATCGGTGGTAACGATCAAACGACGGGCGATGTAACGCGTCTCGTTGGCCAGCTGCCTCCAGCCATCAATGCCCTGACCGGTGTCGATCTATCGAAAGTGCTGGGAAAGATTCCCGGCGCAAAAGCATAA
- the LOC126558057 gene encoding flotillin-2 isoform X1, which yields MGNIHTVGPNEALIVSGGCCGSTKKRTIVGGWAWAWWLVTDVQRLSLEVMTLNPMCEMVETAQGVPLTVTGVAQCKIMKMMNVYYFHHQADELLGTASEQFLGKSVKEIKMTILQTLEGHLRAILGTLTVEEVYKDRDQFAALVREVAAPDVGRMGIEILSFTIKDVYDDVQYLQSLGKAQTASVKRDADAGVAEANRDAGIREAECEKSAMDVKYSTDTKIEDNARMYKLQKANFDQEINTAKAESQLAYELQAAKIRQRIRNEEIQIDIVERRKQIEIETQEINRKECELSATVKLPAEAESYRVQTIAEGKRTQTVETARAEAERIKKIGSAEAYAIEQVGKAEAERMRMKANVYKMYGDAAIMNIVLESLPKIAAEVAAPLAKTEEIVLIGGNDQTTGDVTRLVGQLPPAINALTGVDLSKVLGKIPGAKA from the exons GTGGCTGTTGTGGCTCAACAAAGAAGCGCACGATTGTAGGCGGCTGGGCATGGGCCTGGTGGCTAGTGACCGATGTTCAGCGGCTCTCGCTCGAAGTGATGACCCTGAATCCGATGTGCGAAATGGTCGAAACGGCTCAGGGTGTCCCGTTGACCGTGACCGGTGTAGCACAGTGCAAAATCATGAAG ATGATGAACGTCTATTATTTTCACCATCAGGCCGACGAGCTGCTGGGTACGGCGAGCGAACAATTTTTGGGCAAATCGGTGAAGGAGATCAAGATGACAATCCTGCAAACGCTCGAAGGTCACTTGCGAGCCATTCTCG GAACGCTTACAGTCGAGGAGGTATACAAAGACCGCGATCAGTTCGCGGCATTAGTGCGCGAGGTCGCGGCCCCTGACGTCGGCAGGATGGGCATTGAGATACTGTCCTTTACGATCAAGGACGTGTACGACGATGTCCAGTACCTGCAGTCGCTCGGTAAGGCACAGACGGCGAGCGTAAAGCGCGATGCTGATGCGGGCGTTGCCGAGGCCAACCGTGATGCTGGCATTCGGGAAGCCGAGTGTGAAAAGAGCGCTATGGATGTAAAATACTCAACCGACACGAAGATCGAGGACAACGCACGCATGTACAAGCTGCAGAAGGCAAACTTTGATCAGGAAATCAACACTGCG AAAGCAGAATCGCAACTTGCATACGAACTGCAGGCAGCCAAGATCCGCCAGCGCATACGTAACGAAGAAATTCAGATCGATATTGTCGAGCGTCGCAAGCAGATCGAGATCGAAACTCAGGAAATCAATCGAAAGGAGTGCGAGCTGTCCGCCACCGTAAAGCTGCCGGCCGAGGCGGAAAGTTACCGCGTACAGACGATCGCCGAGGGTAAGCGCACGCAAACGGTTGAAACGGCACGTGCGGAAGCTGAGCGCATCAAGAAGATTGGATCGGCGGAAGCGTACGCTATCGAACAGGTCGGAAAAGCGGAAGCGGAGCGGATGCGCATGAAGGCGAACGTGTACAAGATGTACGGCGATGCGGCCATCATGAATATCGTGCTCGAATCACTGCCTAAG ATTGCGGCGGAAGTTGCGGCTCCGTTGGCAAAGACCGAGGAGATTGTACTGATCGGTGGTAACGATCAAACGACGGGCGATGTAACGCGTCTCGTTGGCCAGCTGCCTCCAGCCATCAATGCCCTGACCGGTGTCGATCTATCGAAAGTGCTGGGAAAGATTCCCGGCGCAAAAGCATAA
- the LOC126558057 gene encoding flotillin-2 isoform X3: protein MGIEILSFTIKDVYDDVQYLQSLGKAQTASVKRDADAGVAEANRDAGIREAECEKSAMDVKYSTDTKIEDNARMYKLQKANFDQEINTAKAESQLAYELQAAKIRQRIRNEEIQIDIVERRKQIEIETQEINRKECELSATVKLPAEAESYRVQTIAEGKRTQTVETARAEAERIKKIGSAEAYAIEQVGKAEAERMRMKANVYKMYGDAAIMNIVLESLPKIAAEVAAPLAKTEEIVLIGGNDQTTGDVTRLVGQLPPAINALTGVDLSKVLGKIPGAKA from the exons ATGGGCATTGAGATACTGTCCTTTACGATCAAGGACGTGTACGACGATGTCCAGTACCTGCAGTCGCTCGGTAAGGCACAGACGGCGAGCGTAAAGCGCGATGCTGATGCGGGCGTTGCCGAGGCCAACCGTGATGCTGGCATTCGGGAAGCCGAGTGTGAAAAGAGCGCTATGGATGTAAAATACTCAACCGACACGAAGATCGAGGACAACGCACGCATGTACAAGCTGCAGAAGGCAAACTTTGATCAGGAAATCAACACTGCG AAAGCAGAATCGCAACTTGCATACGAACTGCAGGCAGCCAAGATCCGCCAGCGCATACGTAACGAAGAAATTCAGATCGATATTGTCGAGCGTCGCAAGCAGATCGAGATCGAAACTCAGGAAATCAATCGAAAGGAGTGCGAGCTGTCCGCCACCGTAAAGCTGCCGGCCGAGGCGGAAAGTTACCGCGTACAGACGATCGCCGAGGGTAAGCGCACGCAAACGGTTGAAACGGCACGTGCGGAAGCTGAGCGCATCAAGAAGATTGGATCGGCGGAAGCGTACGCTATCGAACAGGTCGGAAAAGCGGAAGCGGAGCGGATGCGCATGAAGGCGAACGTGTACAAGATGTACGGCGATGCGGCCATCATGAATATCGTGCTCGAATCACTGCCTAAG ATTGCGGCGGAAGTTGCGGCTCCGTTGGCAAAGACCGAGGAGATTGTACTGATCGGTGGTAACGATCAAACGACGGGCGATGTAACGCGTCTCGTTGGCCAGCTGCCTCCAGCCATCAATGCCCTGACCGGTGTCGATCTATCGAAAGTGCTGGGAAAGATTCCCGGCGCAAAAGCATAA